TTAACCTTCAGACTACCCTGGTGAAGACCTGTCTTTTCTGTTAGACAGTAAATCACCCGGACAGCAGCAGTACATTGCAGAAAGCAGCTACCCAGAGCCACCTAAAGCTTCTCACACATATGACACTAAAGGTAAAACCTCAAAATAGAATACTTAAACATACCCTTATGGGTGCTATAATGAGTCGTATGTTGGTGTTTTTGACTTATCTCACattctttgctcttttttttcctgcagtgaGCACCAGTGACAATTCCCTCTTCAACCTGGACTCGTACCATGAGATCAACTGGTGGGCCTCATATCCACATGGTGAGCTCATACtcatactgtatttaaaataagttttgtttttaaaaggagtTTCTTTTAGTGACTTTCTTtagaactttcttttttgacaTGCAGGTGGGCTGACAGTAGACCAGTCACCAACTGGATACCAGGAGTCTCCACAGGCGTACCAGAGCCTGGTGCCCCAGAACGGACAGTTCAGCCCGGCCATGGAGGGCAGCCACAGCCCCTTTCTAACTGCAAAAGGATCCAGTGCATTACAAAGTAAGACATTTCATCTatggatgttaaaaaaaacaccctacCAGTGGTCTAATGTGTGCAGTTCAGTGTATGTAATCCATCTCTTTGTTCCAGGCGAGACAGACCAGAGCTACTCGTGTCACTCGGCTGAACTGTACGACTCTGACGGACAGAGGCAGCCGTCCTCTTTCTGGCCTGAATACTCCTCTCCCAGCTTCACTGCCCCCCCACCACACCCGCCCCCGGCCCCCTGCCCCTCCAACCACAGCCCTCATTCCTCAGAGCAATACTGCGCCCGTGTGGTCAAACGCAAAAACACACACCCTCAGAGGCCAGACAGGGAGGGCCAGATGACGGGAATGTCAGCTTATCCAGGtttgctttcttttctcttctgaGCTACTCTTTAACTCTGATAACTCTGATTGCTATTTACAAGATCAGAGAACTTTTCATGATTTATAAAGTCTTGTGCATAAAGCACACACATTTGCGCCTAATGCTAAATGCTACTTACACATAATAATTCACTAGTATTACTAGTAGACACTCACAGGAGCCAtctagtacttttacttttgatcaTTAAGGTACATTTTTGCTAATAATACTTATGTACTTTTACAGTACAATTTTGAATTGCACTTGTTTTTTTACGCAGCTGTATTGCTGCTTTTACTGAAGTAtagaatctgaatacttcttcaacCACTGGTTTTTGCCATTATAAACTCTTCTTTCACTTCTATAACCAAATTAATATTCATTGAtacattatttcattcattcaggtTCTGGTCCAATCCAGCTGTGGCAGTTTTTACTGGAGCTACTTCTGGACTCTGCCTGCCGTACCTTCATCTCCTGGACGGGAGACGGCTGGGAGTTTAAGATGTCCGACCCCACAGAGGTGAGGAAATATCTTGTTTTGAAGTACTACATGGCAGTAGAGGGCAGTAATGTACTACATTTAAGTGTTATAAGTGCAATTTTGagttacttgtacttgagtatttccattttatgctactttatgcttgtacttcactacatttcagagggaaatattaaatattgattGGTCTAACAgtccaaaatatatttttaaacatgaacaaatccAAAAACTAGAGTGCTAAAACTCAAATGTGTGATGTTGTCAAGTATAAAGTCTGGAACAGCTTCATAGACAATGAGTTGGGAAAGATGTTGCACCCAGGGGATGTTCTGAGAATATGGGTACATTCTCTGTTTCAGAACAAAGAACACTAAAatagaatgaaaaaaagaagaaaacaaacattctgTGGCTCCACAAAGTCTCCCAGTCACTGTCTATGGAGCAGCTACATACTttatacttgatgacatcacaagttacttgtttttggctttGAGAGGGAGtagctcatgttcacaaatattgattgaacTTTCCTCTTGTGTCTTGGAAAGGACATATTGGAATTCATAATGTAGGTGGTGTTACCCTTTAGTGACTCTTTATTCCTCTCACAATCCCTCACATGTATCTTGTGACTTATTGGAGGGGCCTGGCCCCTAGATTggggaaccactggactaaactacCAAACTGTAAAAAAGTAGCTCAAACTAGCTCCACCTCgagcagctacaacagtaaaatgctgcttatcACATACTTTTGGTACTcacagtacattttgctgatactacttcttgtacttttacttaagtgagaTTTTGAAGGACTTTTgattgtaatggagtattttgtttacatttttgtatctGCACTTTTAGTTAAGGAGGATCTTAGTAAGACACACCTAAGTCCaactctgtgttttctgttgatcCTGCAGGTAGCCAAGCGCTGGGGCCAGTGCAAGAACAAACCCAAGATGAACTACGAGAAGTTGAGCCGCGGCCTGCGTTACTACTACCACAAGAACATCATTCACAAGACGGCTGGCAAGCGCTACGTCTACCGCTTTGTCTGTGACAtacagggcatgctgggaaagacGGCGCAGGAGGTCCTGACCAGTCTGAATGTTTTGCCCACAAACACAGAGTCGTGGCATTCGTGCCCCGGGGTACCTGCAGCGGCAGCGACGTCAGAGCACACAAGTGAGACATGGGCGTCACAGTAGGGGATGGGTGCTAGAACTCTTGGTGCTGCTCGCTGAGAGCGACCAGCACATTTTGATGGAGTAATACAGCCTACAAAGTAAACACTGCCTCTTAAAGCCCTGGCTGAACCACAGTATCCTCACTGGGTCATGTTGTCGCTGACAGCCAATTCATAGATGCTGCATTTCAGGGAATAAAATAACCAAAAACTCTCAATTCATGCAGTCAGTCAATATGTTACTTTTTCGTATCATAATTAAATGAAAGTCTTCCAATATCTGACCCATAAACATAAAGCAGGGATAAATAACTGCAGCACATATAAGCACTATAAATAGATACTTGTTTTCCAATGTCAGGGCCCATATTTTCATTTGATGTTTCTAAGAAGGAATTGATTTGTAAATAGTGTCTATATGATTGCTATGTAGAGTTTTGTGCATTTATATTATCATTGTTAAATACAAAACTCATTTCTACCTCTGTTGCTAATGAGAATAACAAACTGAGATTACTTTCAGGCACTCActgtgaaagtttttttttttttgtgtgattgttttgtgtaaataaaccaTGGAtgtgtaataaaataaatacactgtatataaacataGATTTGTGAGAAGAGtttaattacaaaaacattaagaTGTGTGTTTCTGGTACTCAATACAGCAGTTTTTGTTAAATGATTTTATATTGCTATAGCTTAGTAGCTAGCTATAGCATATAGGCCACAGGGTTTACTTCCAacaggttctcactcccatctcgtaaaataaggacgcttggtcaggtgccatttgtcgttgttattgactaa
This sequence is a window from Sander vitreus isolate 19-12246 chromosome 6, sanVit1, whole genome shotgun sequence. Protein-coding genes within it:
- the etsrp gene encoding ETS1-related protein isoform X1, coding for MYWDTIIKPGERNTDGKDSKIKMEICQTGFYTEDFRTQEVPAGFDFASYDYPGEDLSFLLDSKSPGQQQYIAESSYPEPPKASHTYDTKVSTSDNSLFNLDSYHEINWWASYPHGGLTVDQSPTGYQESPQAYQSLVPQNGQFSPAMEGSHSPFLTAKGSSALQSETDQSYSCHSAELYDSDGQRQPSSFWPEYSSPSFTAPPPHPPPAPCPSNHSPHSSEQYCARVVKRKNTHPQRPDREGQMTGMSAYPGSGPIQLWQFLLELLLDSACRTFISWTGDGWEFKMSDPTEVAKRWGQCKNKPKMNYEKLSRGLRYYYHKNIIHKTAGKRYVYRFVCDIQGMLGKTAQEVLTSLNVLPTNTESWHSCPGVPAAAATSEHTSETWASQ
- the etsrp gene encoding ETS1-related protein isoform X2, producing MYWDTIIKPGERNTDGKDSKIKMEICQTGFYTEDFRTQEVPAGFDFASYDSKSPGQQQYIAESSYPEPPKASHTYDTKVSTSDNSLFNLDSYHEINWWASYPHGGLTVDQSPTGYQESPQAYQSLVPQNGQFSPAMEGSHSPFLTAKGSSALQSETDQSYSCHSAELYDSDGQRQPSSFWPEYSSPSFTAPPPHPPPAPCPSNHSPHSSEQYCARVVKRKNTHPQRPDREGQMTGMSAYPGSGPIQLWQFLLELLLDSACRTFISWTGDGWEFKMSDPTEVAKRWGQCKNKPKMNYEKLSRGLRYYYHKNIIHKTAGKRYVYRFVCDIQGMLGKTAQEVLTSLNVLPTNTESWHSCPGVPAAAATSEHTSETWASQ